ccttcccacgtacggccggagaggaagccagcattagctggtctcgaactcacagcgaccgcattggtgagagccttctgggtcactacgctgcgctagcgcgctaaccgactgagccacggaggcccccgctgCTATCTAACAGTATATGCTGTCATCTAACAGTATATGCTGCTATCTAACAGTATATGCTGCTATctaatatttatacatctgATTGTTCTATAACCAGTTTTATGGGCTGAAGAAATGtcttggtggaagacaagaggtcGATCAACAAATGGTAGTCAAGACCCAACACTGAATCTGAACATTCTCTGTCTAACACCGCAATTAAGAGTCAGAGTTAAGAGTTTCAATGCTTTCAAGGTTACCCACCTGGGTTTGTTTGATCCACAGTGACGAAATCTGACACAGCTTTCTGGTTTATATGTGTTaacaactgatttatttatttatttatttatctgattggtgttttacgccatactcaagaatatttcacttatacgacggcggccagcattatggtaggtagAAacggaccatctgcaggttgctgacagaccttcccacttatggccggagaggaagaggGTATGGTTTTAATAATTGATATTTAGGCTGAACCTGGCTCTGTTGCTTAGCAAAGCTGATTTTCAAAATACTAAATGTACGTACAGGTAGTCACAGAAACCAAGAACTTTCGGGTTTAATACACTCAGACAGCATCCATACTTGTGTTATCAAATCCAGGAACATTACCAACACCCTCACACAGCATCCACACTTGTGTTATCAAAGCCAGGAACATTACCAATACCCTCAGACAGCATCCACACTTGTGTTATCAAACCCAGGAACATTACCAACACCCTCACACAGCATCCACACTTGTGTTATCAAACCCAGGAACATTACCAACACCCTCAGAGAGCTTCAACACTTGGGTTATCAAACCCAGGAACATTACCAACACCCTCAGAGAGCTTCCACACTTGTGTTATCAAACCCAGGAACATTACCAACACCCTCACACAGCATCCACACTTGTGTTATCAAACCCAGGAACATTACCAATACCCTCAGAAAGCATCCACACTTGTGTTATCAAATCCAGGAACATTACCAATACCCTCAGACAGCATCCACACTTGTGTTATCAAATCCAGAAACATTACCAACACCCTCAGACAGCATCCATACTTGTGTTATCAAACCCAGGAACATTACCAACACCCTCAGAGAGCTTCCATACTTGTGTTATCAAACCCAGGACCATTCACACTTGTTTgcgaaagtacatgtatttgtgtcgTTTACCTTCTCCATGTTTATCTGTGAACTGGAAGGCCTGGACCAATCGCAGGGTTTCATCCAATGATCGCCCCACTGGCAGGTCGTTAATTGTCACCTGACGGAGATTACCTTTGTCATCGATAATGAACAGGCCTCTGCGGAGAAACAGGAATTTTCAATTATCGTTATTATTTCAACCATCATCAAGTTTGTACGTCAAATCCgtcaaatcaaatttcattaCAAATCGTAAAGGTGCCTAAGCCTTTTGTTTTTAGCTTCATAAAGTAAGATATAAAACCATAAATGTTTTATGCTATTTGTACATGCTTGGAACAGATTCAACTGCTCTGTGCAGATGTCATTTGTTTGGTTTTTCATGATATACTCAGAACTGTGTTTTTGAAATGTATGGATAGTCCTtagtggaaactggacagaatCCAATGGAAAATGGGCATACtccagaggaaaccacagagAGTCCCTGAGGAAAAAGGGCACACtccagaggaaaccagggagagTCCCTGAGGAAAAGCGGCACACTCCAGAGGAAACCTGAGAGAGTCCCAAGGAAAAAGGGCAGACTCCAGAGTAACTGGACAGAGTCCAAGGGAAAAACAGTAGACtcgagaggaaaccagacacagtCCAGGGGAAAATGGGCAGACTCCAGAGGAATCAAGAGAAAACCAAACAGAATACAGAAGAAACCAAACAGAATCCAGACAATACCAAACAGAATTCAGGGGAAAACAGATATAGTCCAGAGAAAGCCAGACTAGTCCAGGTGAAACTTCTTCACCTGACCAGATATCTGAGAACCTGTCAGCTGAAAGAAACAGGAGTCAATAGTTCATGGTTAAGGATGTCCAGTGGTCCTGCCACAAAATCTACTAGCACACTAGGACAGCTAAGTCTTTAGTTACATTATGTAAGTGAAGAAAACCAAATTTCTATCATTCAAGTCAAATGTAATGTGATattacaaaacatttcttgaaacCTAATGGGGACAAACCTGAATGTGACTCCTTCATCTTCTTTGTAAACTCCGTAAGATTTAGCGATGGAACAGTTCTTATCAGAGAGTAGCGGAATCTTCATGTCTCCTAGACCACCCTGCTTTCTCGGTGTGTTAACCCTGAAAACATTACCATGCATTATCCCACATTTTTTGTTATctgattttaataatattcataaatagatcaaatatcaaaatcTACAAGGCTTATTTTCCCCACCTGTTAGCAAACAAATGCTCAGTATCAAAGtttcaaaatcatattaaaCCAGACTGGTTCAAAATATTACCATTATTTGATTATTCAAAtcacagaaacagaaaataagcTGTAATCAAAGATAACTGTGATACATATAGACGTCACAATATAAGCCAATAAAACACAAGAGATAACTAGGTATTTGCTCTCCGCACACAAAAGTATTCTCCCCTTAGAACACTACTTTAACAGGGAACATGTATCTCCCAGCTTCTGAGTGCTATTTGTAACTGAGATATGACTGAAACACTATTATTATGTCACAGTGATCACGTTTCTGAGTGAAAGAAACACAAAGTTAAAGGAACTGTCCATTTGTACATTCTGAAACAATCCGTCTGACAATTAGTGAAGCTAAACCAAGGTATGAGCATGTGCCCTCCATCTTTTTTTTCCAGGTGAATTACCATGGCAAACACCACAGAACAAACTACAAGGCTACTTACCATGCTAAATGACAGAAATGGCTGTCAGTGGAACAGGCTACCACCTCACAGTTTATGTTCCTGAATTCCTCTGCCCGGTCACTGAATGCAATGATTTCTGTCGGACATACAAATGTGCTGcaacacaacaacaaacatcaaacatgttTGCATAATCCTGGATGGCATGTAACCGTCAACGGAAGTGATGGAAATATACAAGATACTCTGCACTTTTAATATCCAAACTACATGCCCAGCAGGTATAATGACACATGATTGAAACAGTTTATCATCAAGTACATATAGGACATTTTCTATTTTTGCACAGGATTTATGGAACTCAAAAGATTGATCACCAAGATCTATTTCATTTGAATAACAACTTACAAATCCAGAGGGTAGAAGAAGAACACCAGATATTTCCCTTTGTAGTCTGACAGAGAGATTTCCTTGAAGGTTCCCTTCACGACAGCCTGGCCCCTGAAATCTGGGGCTGGCTTGGTGATTCTAGGTACAACGTTGTCAGCCATTCCTTCTGTTTCCTGTCACGTATGAATAACAGTTTCATTAGCAGTGTTCTATAATGTGCagtctcagaaaaaaaaaaaaagagagtaaTACAAGAAGAAAGCCAAATACTGCTAGGAAATGGAAATTTTACCTTTTGccattatttgttatttatatgtgAATATTGTTTGATGCCATACACAAATAATTTTCCAATTACACAACGCTGATGAGGTCCATGACTGGATAAAATCTGGAGCGTCTAgaggaaaccactgccctttgtcatgtacctgacaaacctaatAACTGAAGGTTGTAGTCAAACCAGCAAGAGACAGATTAAAAAGCAGAGTCAGCCAAGACCACCCTTTTGAAATTAAGTTTTGAATCTTCAGATCTATTTCcagtaattttacatttttttctgtttgacatCACGGTAATGTCAGCAGAATATACttcttgtttattgtttatttatttcattggtgttttatggcgtacaAGAATACTGTGTATATATCAAATTCAGACTCCACAAGAACATTCTGAATATAACCCTACTACCGTACAAGTACATACACCGAAGCGATGTCTACAGCTGTGTCATATAGATCCAGAAAAAGTTTGTGCTCCCAAACTGAGAACAAAACTGGAAATTCACCTTTTTGTTTTGGCTGatcttgatatttttataatttttctgtttttcccaGATCTTTCTATTCATgtcttaaacaaaataaaatgttatatttttataacCTTCTCTGACACTGGAAGAAGATATagtccacccataaaacaagAATTTAGATTGGTGTGGCCTAATTTATATGTGATAATTTGCCCATTTACCCAGTTTGGTTCTCACATATAAATTTCCTTCACAGACTTAAGAGCTCTAAGTAAGCCTCACTTTGACTAACAATGGAACCTTCAATGTTTGGGATAACAGAGTTcctacaggtatatgaaaatgaaattcaaggaattttccaggagttttttgccattttcaagGCCAGTTTAAACATACaatggtgcaaattatagactcTATTTTAAGACggaattatagatgctttaatttgcatgcatgtatattgaatagtacgctTGCTTTTGTAAGAAATCTCTGCCTTTCACCTCTGTAATGCAACATATTCTTTGACCTGGCCAtggctcagtaaaaaaaaatgaatgccatatatcattatgcagggcttcctctgggtcagtattttttttagcctgTCACTTTAGCCACTAATCaaattttgtagtaaatactatttttccttttttcaacctatctgtaggatcctagtaaaatgtaatttcttctatcagaaaattttgttacgaaattatttgtaaattcagtttatttacatgcaacattatgatcagtacattggagtaacagtctgacag
Above is a window of Liolophura sinensis isolate JHLJ2023 chromosome 7, CUHK_Ljap_v2, whole genome shotgun sequence DNA encoding:
- the LOC135470103 gene encoding peroxiredoxin 2-like isoform X2, which translates into the protein MYQAYRRALINGEVFDCSVDRETLKALWEKYLEGKDCRVRPLSGTSGVASDLCSLSSSSGDLLTADSETEGMADNVVPRITKPAPDFRGQAVVKGTFKEISLSDYKGKYLVFFFYPLDFTFVCPTEIIAFSDRAEEFRNINCEVVACSTDSHFCHLAWVNTPRKQGGLGDMKIPLLSDKNCSIAKSYGVYKEDEGVTFRGLFIIDDKGNLRQVTINDLPVGRSLDETLRLVQAFQFTDKHGEVCPAGWKPGQDTMKPDPKGSKEYFGKKN
- the LOC135470103 gene encoding peroxiredoxin 2-like isoform X1 — translated: MFRRLGCTCCEAEDSYDVERSPVYDPERAERRREVKYADNLALETESKFSVKDQLSIERSADTDEPQVDSAVNFKKEGDLEVSDKPEVGTRSEVTPIVIPEIVVDDRENGSVIDNSPVAVRPITDQSEFDIEASTLSDQETEGMADNVVPRITKPAPDFRGQAVVKGTFKEISLSDYKGKYLVFFFYPLDFTFVCPTEIIAFSDRAEEFRNINCEVVACSTDSHFCHLAWVNTPRKQGGLGDMKIPLLSDKNCSIAKSYGVYKEDEGVTFRGLFIIDDKGNLRQVTINDLPVGRSLDETLRLVQAFQFTDKHGEVCPAGWKPGQDTMKPDPKGSKEYFGKKN